In Raphanus sativus cultivar WK10039 chromosome 5, ASM80110v3, whole genome shotgun sequence, the following proteins share a genomic window:
- the LOC108861734 gene encoding protein FATTY ACID EXPORT 2, chloroplastic, with the protein MAELLLSSPAQSSLLNVRPRLLLTPSASSPIQSLAFTNSKGFHPLAFKSGRHQRLPFGAKTITVRCAVDSGAKSVEVEPAIGGGGSDGGIGGDKFGGGGGGGDDNEEKEESGGKTPLSMSQKLTLGYAFLVGVGGLMGYVKSGSQKSAIAGGVSAAVLLFVFRELPTKPVLASTIGVVMAGALTWVMGTRYMGSKKIFPAGVVSFMSFIMTGGYIHGIMRSLH; encoded by the exons ATGGCGGAGTTGCTACTGAGTTCGCCGGCACAGTCTTCTCTCCTTAACGTGAGACCCAGGCTCCTCCTCACCCCTTCTGCTTCTTCACCGATCCAAAGTCTCGCCTTCACTAACTCCAAAGGTTTCCATCCTCTAGCGTTCAAATCCGGTCGTCACCAAAGACTCCCCTTCGGTGCCAAGACTATTACGGTTAGATGCGCAGTAGATTCGGGAGCCAAATCTGTTGAAGTTGAACCTGCGATCGGCGGAGGAGGAAGTGATGGTGGAATCGGAGGGGACAAGTTCGGCGGCGGCGGGGGAGGCGGCGATGATAATGAGGAGAAAGAGGAGAGTGGTGGGAAGACGCCTTTGTCCATGTCGCAGAAGTTGACTCTCGGTTACGCCTTCCTTGTCGGAG TTGGTGGGCTGATGGGTTATGTGAAGAGCGGAAGCCAGAAATCAGCGATTGCGGGTGGAGTTTCAGCTGCTGTTCTGCTCTTTGTCTTCCGTGAGCTCCCTACTAAACCTGTTCTTGCTTCAACCATTGGTGTAG TGATGGCGGGTGCATTAACGTGGGTGATGGGAACTCGGTACATGGGTTCCAAGAAGATATTTCCGGCTGGAGTCGTGTCCTTCATGTCTTTCATTATGACCGGAGGATACATTCATGGCATCATGCGCAGCCTTCActaa